A genomic window from Candidatus Obscuribacter sp. includes:
- a CDS encoding tetratricopeptide repeat protein, protein MLANNKKTILVIVALALLAPGLNAAQATPDQAAAIERLLKRAPNSYESHLKAGHFYLKEGSIGQAQDEFKSAIKCKNPGSEAFKQLALLYMRSQDYVESNKVIEQAVKLFPREYGVFLTAGYVMHNQSKLDEALIYYNKAAALQPQNAEIYLAKADLLNAMNKYQEALATLDKAKALGHLSKPAEALLHFVRAKVYNNTSRYGDAAAELNINYKADPESLNNNKLYLVVLDKLGKKQKELEVALIILSADNGQQMQERKALIGGLIKTLSQSQIEASLKAAESLIKAKQFKARMHFAMGDIMDRQARYKDAIQEYRRGLAINPDFARGYLRLGEDLEMAQNDFEGAMLNYKKALALDSKDKETKMRIKALSEKQKKQKSK, encoded by the coding sequence ATGCTCGCCAACAACAAAAAGACAATACTAGTAATTGTTGCCCTGGCCTTACTGGCGCCTGGTCTTAACGCGGCTCAGGCGACGCCAGATCAAGCCGCCGCCATCGAGCGCCTGCTCAAGCGCGCCCCCAATAGCTATGAGAGCCATCTCAAAGCCGGTCATTTTTATCTCAAAGAAGGCTCAATTGGTCAGGCTCAGGATGAATTCAAAAGCGCAATCAAATGCAAAAATCCCGGGTCAGAGGCCTTTAAACAACTAGCCTTGCTCTACATGCGCAGCCAGGATTATGTAGAGAGCAATAAAGTGATTGAGCAAGCAGTCAAGCTCTTTCCCCGCGAGTACGGTGTCTTTTTGACAGCTGGCTATGTCATGCACAATCAATCAAAACTAGATGAAGCACTGATTTATTACAACAAAGCAGCCGCACTCCAGCCCCAAAATGCCGAGATTTATCTGGCTAAGGCAGACCTGCTCAATGCCATGAATAAATATCAGGAAGCCTTAGCTACTCTGGATAAAGCAAAGGCACTAGGTCATCTCTCAAAACCAGCAGAAGCACTGCTGCATTTTGTGAGAGCCAAAGTTTACAACAATACTTCACGCTACGGCGACGCAGCAGCAGAGCTAAACATCAACTACAAAGCCGATCCTGAGAGCCTAAATAACAACAAGCTCTATTTGGTCGTATTGGACAAACTAGGCAAAAAACAAAAAGAGTTAGAAGTAGCATTAATAATCCTCTCCGCTGACAACGGTCAACAAATGCAAGAGCGCAAAGCTCTCATTGGCGGCTTGATCAAAACTCTCTCGCAAAGCCAAATCGAAGCAAGCCTGAAGGCTGCAGAAAGCTTGATTAAAGCCAAACAATTCAAAGCCCGCATGCATTTTGCTATGGGCGACATCATGGATAGACAAGCCCGCTACAAAGACGCCATCCAGGAATATCGTCGGGGCTTGGCAATTAATCCCGACTTTGCTAGAGGCTATCTGCGCCTTGGCGAAGATTTAGAGATGGCCCAAAATGACTTTGAGGGAGCCATGCTAAATTACAAGAAAGCGCTGGCACTGGATAGCAAAGACAAAGAAACAAAAATGCGCATCAAAGCCCTGAGCGAAAAGCAGAAAAAACAAAAAAGCAAATAA